Below is a genomic region from Burkholderia pyrrocinia.
AAGACGACGATCGGCATCGACGCGATCGATCGCGCGAAACACCAGATCGGCTATTTCCACAACAGCGGTTATTACGTGGCCGAGGATTTCGACTACAACGGGCTCGTCGGCGGCAGTTCGCCGATGACGCTGCCGCCGTACGTCGAAATCGCGAAGCGGCGCTTTGCGCCGCTCGACGAGCGCGTGCTCTGCGACGCATCGCTCGCCGCGCTGCAGCGCCACCTGCGGCGCCTGCCGGTCGTCGATCCGATCGCGGCATTCCGGCGGCAGTTGCAGACCGATGCGAAGACGCTCGCCGATGCGCCGCTCGAACACTTCCATGCGTACTCGTTCAATTCGGTGCGGCAGCTCGGCGCGAATTTCGAACTGTTCGGCCATTACGCGCGCTGGCTGCAGGCCAGCGGCTGCGTCGGGCCGTTCGCCGAGATCCGCGCCGCGTGCGACCGCATCGCGTCCGAAGCGATGGTGCTGGAGTTCCGGCTCGCGCGCGCCTGCGCACGCGGCAAGGAGGAACGCGGCGATTCGACGCTCGAAGCGATCGGGGCCGCCTACGTCGACCTCGTTGCCTGCGCGCGGCAGATCGGCTCGCCGCTGCGGCACGTGACGCCCGCGCGCAGCGACGCGGCGCCCGTGCCGGCCATGCGGTGACGCGCGCGCGTACCCTGCCCGCGTGGTCGATGCTGGCGACGGCCGCGGGCGCCGCGCAGGAACCGCGCGAGCTCCCGGCCGCCGGCGACGGCTGGATCGCGGCACCCGTGCCCGGCACGGTCGCGCAGGCGCTCGCGCTGGCCGGCCGGCTCGACGAAGCGGCGTCGCTCGACGAACGCGACCACTGGTACCGGATCGAACTGCGCGGGCGCGGGCCGCGCGTGCTGCGCTTTCACGGGCTCGCGACGCTCGCGCAGGCGTGGCTCGACGACACGCCGATCCTCCGCTCCGACAGCATGTTCGTCGCACACGACGTTCCCGTGTCGCTCGACGGCACGCACCGGCTGACCCTCTGCTTCCGCGCGCTCGCGCCGCACCTGCGCGACGCGCGCGCGCCGCGCCGTGCGCGCTGGCGCACGCGGCTCGCCGAGCCGGCGACGCTGCGCACGGTCCGCACGTCGCTGTTCGGGCACATGCCCGGCTGGTTTCCGCCGTACGTGCCGGCCGGCCCGTGGCGCCCCGTCGACGTACTCGACCCGGCCGACGGCTTCGTGCCGGTCGATTGCGACCTGCGTGCGCGCATCGAAGGCGACACGGGCTGGCTCGATGCGGAACTGACATTTGCCGCGCCGTTGCCCGACGCACTCGCGGCACGACTGTCGTGCGGCGAACACCAGGCGACGCTCGAACGCGCCGGCGCCGACCGTTTGCGCGCGAGCGTCCCAGTGCCCAACGTGCGCCGCTGGTGGCCGCATACGCACGGCGAGCCGGCGCTGTACGAGATCACGCTGCATATCGGCGACGAACGGCGGCCGCTCGGCTCGACCGGCTTCCGCACGATCGAGATCGATGCCGGCGCCGACGGCAAGGGTTTCGGGCTGCGCATCAACGGCGTGCCCGTGTTCGCGCGCGGCGCATGCTGGAGCAGCGCCGCGCCGCTCGCGCTGCATGCGGACGACGCGACCTACGGCCGCCTGCTCGGGCTCGCGCGCGACGCGGGCTTCAACATGATCCGCGTCGGCGGCACGATGACCTACGAGGCCGACGCATTCCACGCGTGGTGCGACCGGCTCGGGCTGCTGGTGTGGCAGGATTTCATGTTCGCGAACTTCGATCACGCGCTCGACGATCCCGCGTTCGCAGACAACGTCGACCGTGAAGCGAATCAATTCCTCGCACGCCACGGCGCGTCGCCGTCGCTCGCAGTGCTGTGCGGCGGCAGCGAGATCGCGCAACAGGCGGCGATGTCGGGCCTCGGGCCGAAGCAACGCTTCCTCGAGCTGACCGCCGAACGGCTGGCCGGCCATGCGGCCGCGCGCCGGCCCGACGTCCCGTACGTGCCCGATTCGCCCGACGGCGGCGTGCTGCCGTTCGCGCCGCGCGAACGCGTGTCGCACTACTACGGCGTCGGTGCGTACCTGCGCCCGCTCGACGACGCGCGCCGCGCGGACGTGCGCTTCGCGAGCGAATGCCTCGCGTTCGCGAACGTGCCGTGCGATGCGACGCTCGCCAGCCTCGGCTGGCCGGGCGTGCACGAGCCGCGCTGGAAGGCGGCCGTGCCGCGCGACCCCGGCACGTCGTGGGATTTCGAGGACATTCGCGACCACTATCTGCAGACGCTGTACGACGTCGCGCCCGACCGGCTGCGCCGCGAGGATCCGGCACGCTACTTCGAGCTGTCGAGGGCCGCGATCGCGGACGTGATGCGCGAGACGTTCTCCGAATGGCGGCGCACCGGCTCGCGCTGCGCCGGTGCGCTCGTGTGGCAGTTCCAGGACGTGATGCCCGGCGCCGGGTGGGGGGTGATCGACGCCACGCACCGGCCGAAATCGGCGTGGCATGCGCTGCGCCAGGTGCTGCAGCCCGTGCAGGTGCTGCTCGTCGACGAAGGCTTGAACGGGCTCGACGTGCACGTGGTCAACGAACGCCCGGCGCCGCTGTCGGCGGCCGTCGAGCTGGTCGCGCTGCGCGACGGCCGCACGCCGGTCGCACGGGCCGGCTGCCCGGTGCGGATCGCCGCGCACGACACGGTGCGGATCGGCTCGGCCGAACTGCTCGGCCGGTTCTTCGACTGGACCTATGCGTATCGTTTCGGGCCCTGCGAACACGACACCGTCGTCGCGACGCTGCGCGCCGACGACGGCACGCAACTGTCGCAGGCGTTTCATTTCCCGTCCCGCACGCATCCGGCCGTGCTGGCGCGGCGCGAACTCGGGATCGAAGCGTGCGTGTCGCGCACCGGCGATACATGGCACGTCGACATCGATACGCGGCACGTCGCGCGTCACGTGCAGATCGACGCGCCGGGTTTCATGCCGCGCGACGACTGGTTTCATCTCGCACCCGGTACGCCGGTGCGCGTCGCGCTCGTTCCGCTGGACACTGCCGGGAAGATTCGGGATGCAGACGGCGGGCCGCCTGTCGTGGAAATCCGCGCGGTGAATGCCGCGCGAACGGTGCGCGCCACGCAGGCCGGTTGACGTGATGCTCGCGGCCCCGGTGCGCCGCGAGCGTCACCATTCGAACGTCAGTCGGACGAGCCCGTGCCGCGCGGCCGCTCGATTCCGTACGCCTCCATCCAGCGATACAGCGTCGCGCGCGACACGCCCAGCTCGCGCGCCGAAGCCGCGACGCGCCCGCGTGTGCGCAGCAACGCGGTTTCGATCGCCTCGCGCTCGATCGACTTGCGGATGTCGGCCACCGACGGCGACGCCGCATCGAGACAGTATTCGAGTTCGAGATCCCGCGCGGTGATCAGGCGCCCTTCGGTCATCACGACCGCGCGGCGCACGCGGTTGATCAGCTCGCGAACATTGCCGGGCCAGTCGTGCTTGTAGAGCGCGGTGATCGCGTCTGTCGAGAAGCCGCGCACGCGATGGCGCGCGTCGCCGCGGAAACGTTCGAGCATGTGGTGCGCGAGCAGTTCGATGTCCTTGCCGCGCGCGCGCAGCGGCGGCTGGTCGATCCGCATCACGCACAGGCGGTGGAACAGGTCCGCGCGAAACCGCCCTTCCTCCATCGCGCCGCGCAGGTCGACGTGCGTCGCCGATACGATCCTGACATCGACCGGCACCGGATCGCTGCCGCCGAGGCGATGGATCGAGCGCTCCTGCAGAAACCGCAGCAGGCTCGCCTGGCTCTCGTGGGGCAGGTCGCCGATCTCGTCGAGCAGCAGCGTGCCGCCGTTGGCGGCCTCGACATAGCCGATCTTGCGCGCGTTCGCGCCGGTAAACGCGCCGCGCTCATAACCGAACAGTTCCGATTGCAGCAGATGCGGCGGAATCGCGCCGCAGTTGACCGCGACGAACGGGCCGTTGCGCCGCTCCGAATGACGATGGATCGCGACGGCCGTCAGTTCCTTGCCGGTACCCGTTTCGCCGAATACGAACACCGGCGCGTCGGTGCGCGCGAAGCGCCGCACCGTATCGAACAGCCGCAGCATCGCGCTGCAGGTGCCGACGATGCCTTTCTCGTCCGATTCGAGCTGTTCGCGGTCGCGCGCGAACAGGCATTCCATGCCGTACGCATGGCCGACCGTATCCGCGATCCGCTGATGCGACGCGGGCAACGTGACGTAGTCGAAGCAATAGTCGCGCAACAGCGCGCGCACATTCGGGGACGCGGTCTGGCCGACGTCGACGAGCGCAACCCACACGACGTCGCGCATCGACGCGCAGGTCGACGCGATGCTGCCGATCGCATCGGCATGGCCACCGCTCAAGTCGAGAATGCCGCAGGTAATTTCGCCGGACGTGTCGCGCAGCTCGTTCGCATGCGCGACGATCGAAACCTTCCAGTCGCGTCGCGCCAGTTCCTTTCGCAGCATGACGGACGGCGACTGTGTCCAGTAAATCAGCGGACGCTGCCCGTTACCGCTTCCCCCGCCGGCGCTCTTATCGCGCGTTATTGGCATATTCATAACGAACCATCACTTTCTCCACTCCGCGAACCGTTCGCGTGCGCTGCGGCCGGCGGCGCATGGCCACCTGTCCGCGCTGCGTTTCCGCAGCATTGGCGAAGATCGAAACTGCACACGGCAGAGCCCCCGGAGGTCGAGCCGGATCTCATCCGGCCTCGTTGTCATCGAACTGGAAGGGAACGCGCAGCCGCAGGAGCCACGACGTTCCGGCTTTGATGCGGCGCGCCGTCAGGCGGGGCACGTCGGCAAACGGGAAATCCGTCCGCATATGCGTCGCGTCGTACACGACAGTCGCGCCTGATGCCGAACCGGATGGCCGCCAACCCGCTCCCGGAATGACCGCCTCATTTCATCCGTTCCTGAATTTACACTCCGTTTCGAGATGGCCGTGTTACCAAAAGATAAACATGATTCAGCCTATTACGCCACCGGTCGGCCCGCACAACCCGCCTTTGACCACTGAAATTTGATTATCTCCGACTATTCCCGTCAGTCAGTGGCAAATCCTACTTTTCGGCAAGATCGGGGCATTCATTGCACGCGATTTTCACCGAAATCCCGGATTAAAGCCGCACGTCCCATTCGGCGAGTCGATAATCGCGGCGCACATGCCCCGCCGGCACCGCGCGGCGAATGCACGCGCCCCGGTCCTCCGTTACAGCGTCGTAACCAAACGCCGGCGCCGCCGGTCAGGTCCGCAGCGCCGCCTCGCCTGGCAGGGCGTGCCGATCGCGCATGTTGCCACGGGCCGAAACGCCGTCGTCCGGCGTGAAACCGGCGGTGCCGGCCATCTCCTCCTGCAATGCAGCATAGCCATCCGTCACGAAGCGCGTGAGCTCGTCGCGGAAACGCGCCGAGCCGAAGAATTCGGCATTCGCGCGGCACGCGTGCGGATCGAACGATCCGCGCGGCAGTGCTTCGAAGCGGGCCAGCGCGTCGACCAGTGCGTCGACCGTCTGCGCGCGATAGAACAGGCCCGTCGCGCCGGCGCCCGGCCACGCGCGCACCGACTCGCGCACGCCGCCCTTCCCGTACGCGATCACCGGCGTGCCGCACGCTTGCGCCTCGACCGGCGAAATGCCGAAATCCTCTTCCGCCGCAAACACGAACGCGCGTGCGCGCTGCAGGTGGTCGTGCAGCACATCGAACGGCTGGTAGCCGAGCAGCGTGACGTTCGGCCCCGCAAGCGCGCGGATCTTCGCCATGTCGGGACCGTCGCCGATCACGACGAGACGGCGCTCCGGCGTACGCGAGAACGCCTCGACGATCAGGTCGATCCGCTTGTAAGGCACGAGCCGCGACGCGGTCAGGTAGAACGCGTCCTTGTCCGTGCGCAGCGACAGATGGTCGACGTCGACCGGCGGATAGATCACGGTCGCATCGCGCCGGTAGGCCTTGCGGATGCGGCGCGCGATGAAGTGCGAATTCGCGGCCACGCGATCGACGCCGTTCGCCGAACGCGCATCCCAGTTGCGGATGTAATGCAGCAGCGCCCGCGCGATCGCCGATTTCGGCCCGCGCGCGAGCCCCGCCTCCTTCAGGTACTGGTGCTGCAGATCCCACGCGTAGCGCACCGGCGAATGCACGTAGCTGGCGTGGAACTGATCCGGTCCGCTCAATACGCCCTTCGCGACCGCGTACGAGCTCGACAGCACGACGTCGTATTCCGACAGGTCGAACTGTTCGATCGCCAGCGGAAACAACGGCAGATAGCTGCGGTAGCGCTTGCGCGCGAACGGCAGCTTCTGGATGAAGGACGTGCGTACCGCGCGGCCGCGCAGGCAGTCCCGATCCTCGAGGAAATCGACGAGGCTGTAGATGTCGGCCTGCGGAAAGCAGTCGATCATGTGCGCCAGCACGCGTTCGGCGCCGCCAGGCACGACCAGCCAGTCGTGAACGATCGCAATCTTCAAGTACTGCCCCTGGTTCTTCATTCACGTTCGATATCGGCGGGCCGCGCAGCGCGGCCGCCGTGACGTGCCAATTATCGGAAAGCCCCGTCACGGCCGATGTGTGCTACCGCACATTGCGCCGCTCTAGGCGCGCCGGCCGCGCGAAACCATGGCGTGAGTACGCTTTCGAACAGACCGGCGCGCGCGGTGTCCGCATCATGACCATCGCCGCACCGCACGGAACGAACGCGTCCGTGCGGTACTGCGTGCTGAAGGCTTCACGCGAGGACCGCATCATGGAATGGTATTGTTGTGAATTCGAACATCTGGGCGCCGTCGATCTCTACGCAATCCTGCGCGCGCGCAACGCCGTGCTGGTCGTCGAGGATGCGCACACGCATCTCGACATCGACGGCAAGGACGCGGGCGCACTGCACGTGTACGCGACCGTACGTAACGGCGACATGGCGGAAGTCGCGGCCTACGCGCGCATCCTGCCCGGCGACGACATCGATCCGGATGTCGTGATCGACAAGGTACTGACGAGCGAGGCGTGTCGCGACGGCGACACGCTCGAACGCCTGCTCGAACGCGCGCTGACCGCCGCGCTGGCCGCGTGGCCGGACGCCGCGCTCCGCATGCACGTTCCCGCGCCGCGCCAGGCGTTCTACAAACGCTTCGGATTCCGCAAGGCGTACGGCCCGTATCTGGAACAGGGTGCGCCGTTCGTCGGCATCATCCGGCCGGCCGATCGCGCCGCCGGTGCGCTGCGTCAACTGCTGTCCCGGGCCGTTGCGGCGCCCCGGCCCCGAAACGAAGATGCACGCGCCGACGGCCGCGCGCACAACCGGCTGCCCGCCGATACCGGAGCCAATCGATGACCCGCACCCTTCGCCCGGTTCCCGAACCCGACCTTCCGCGCATCCTGCCGGTCATCCTCGCCGGCGGCTCGGGCACGCGCCTCTGGCCGCTGTCGCGCGAGCAGTTTCCGAAGCAACTGATCGAGCTGACCTCGAACGAATCGCCGCTGTCGGCGACGGCGCGCCGCCTGAACGGCATCGCGAACGCGTCGCTCGGCGACACGTTGCTGCTGGTGTGCGGCGAACAGCATCGCATCATGAGTGCCGCGCAAGTGGCCGATCGTGCGGCGCCGGCGCGCATCCTGCTCGAGCCGGCCGCACGCAACACGGCACCGGCGCTCACGCTCGCCGCGCTCGACGCGAGCGTGCTCGCGGACGATCCCGTGCTCGCGGTGATGCCGGCCGATCACGTGATCGCCGATGTCGGCGCATTCCAGGACACCATCGCGCGCGCGGCGCGTTACGCGCAGGAAGGCGCGATCGTCACGCTCGGCGTGCTGCCGCGCCGTGCGGAAACGGGCTACGGCTACATCCAGGTCGGCGAGCCGCGCACCGGCCGCCTCGGCGGACAAGGCGGTTATTCGATCGGGCGCTTCGTCGAGAAACCCGACGCGACGCTCGCCGAACGCTACCTGCAGTCGGGCGACTACTGGTGGAACAGCGGGATTTTCGTCACGCGCGCGTCGGTCTGGCTGAAGGCAATCCGCGCGCTGGCGCCCGCGATCCATGCGGCCTGCGAAGCGGCGTGGCGCGCGGGCGTCGCCGAGGACCCGTTCTTCCGGGTCGACGCGGCGGCGTTCGACGCGTGCCCGTCCGACTCGATCGACTACGCGGTGATGGAGCGCCTCGCCGAAAGCAGCGAGCTCGGCATCGAAGGGATCGTCGTGCCGCTCGCGGCCGGCTGGTCGGACGTCGGCACCTGGGATGCGATCTGGGAAATCATGCCGAAGGACGATCAAGGCAACGTCGCGCGCGGCCCGATCGTGTTCGAGGATACGCAGGACAGCTTCGTGCGTTCGGAGGGGCGGCTCATCGCGTGCGTCGGGATGAAGGACGTCGTCGTGATCGAAACGCCCGATGCGGTGCTGGTCGCGAACAAGCACGACGTGCAGCGCGTGAAGAACATCGTCGCGCGCCTGAAGATCGACCGGCGTCCGCAGGCGAGCGAGCACCGCAAGGTGCAGCGTCCGTGGGGGCACTACGATTCGATCGATCTCGGCGAACGGTTCCAGGTGAAGCGGATCGTCGTCGAACCGGGCAAGCGGCTGTCGCTGCAGATGCACTATCACCGTGCCGAGCACTGGATCGTCGTGCGCGGCACCGCGAAGGTGACACGCGGCAGCGAGACGTTCCTGCTCAGCGAGAACGAATCGACGTACATCGCCGTCGGCGAGGTCCATCGCCTCGAGAATCCCGGCCGGATTCCGCTCGAGATCATCGAGGTGCAATCGGGCAACTATCTCGGCGAGGACGATATCGTGCGCTTCGACGACCAGTACGGACGCGCCGTCGTCGACTCGCTGCCGGACACGCATGCGGTGCCGCTCGCTTCGCGGGAACCGCATGAACGGGCGGTGGAAGGAGATGTCGTGCGGTAAGCGCGGGCAGCGCGGCAATCGCCGGCAGTGCACGCCGGCGCGCGCATCGTGACATCAATCGATGCCGCGTTGCGACCAGCGTGCCTGCCTCAACGATTCGCGCACGCGCGGCAACTGCGACGCGTCCGCGCCCACCGTCACGCCGGTCGCGAGCGGCTGCACGCCCGCCGCCCCGCACTGCCCCGCTTTCGATCCGCCGGCATTCGGGCGGCCCGCGTTCGGGCGGCCCGCGATACAGCCTCCTCCGGCACCGCCCACCTGCACCGGCATCCCGCCGATCGCGGTCAACCGGTTGTCGGCGATCCGGTATTGCGACACATTTCCCCATACGCGAATGCCGGCGAACCGCGCGCGCGACACGCGGTTGCCGACCACGGCCACGCGCGTTACCGAGCCCGACCACGTACTGACGTCGATCGCGGCCTGCTGCGTCAGCGGGCGCGGATCGGTCCGCGCGGTCGCGGTCTGGATATCCGAGATCTCGTTGTTCTCGACCAACACGCCGGACGCGCCGTAGGTCCGGAAGCTGTCCTCCTGCGCGACCAGAATGCCCGCGCTCACCTGCACGTTGCGCACGATGTTGTTCGCGATCGTCACGTCCGCGCCGCCGACCACCGTGATGCCACGCCCCCACGCATTACCCTCGAGCGAGTTGCCGGTAATCATCACGTTGCGGCTGAGTACGCCGTCGCCCTGGTAGCTCACCACCGCAATCATGTCGTCGCCGGTGCCGCGCACGACGTTGCCCTGCACGAGCACGTTGCGCGCGCCGTGCGTGATGTGGATGCCGTCCGCCAGTGTCGCCTGCACTTCGTTGCCGACGATCGCGACATCCGCTCCGCCGAACACGAAAATCCCGCCGCCGCCGCCGTCGATCGCGTTGTCGAGCACCTGCACGCCGCGCCCGGTCACTTCGATCTTGGTCGATTGCGGCGTTTCCATCCGCGTCGAGCCCGTTCCCGCCAGCCTGAATCCCACGATCGTCGTGCCGTCGCCACGCATCTCGATCGTCTGGTCGTCGGGCACGGTTGCGATCAGCGTCGCGCCGTAGCCCGACAGCACGACCTGCGTTTGCCGAACGACGAGCGAACGGCTGACGATGTAGCGCCCCGGCGCGAACACGAGCCGCTGGCCGGGATGCAGCGCATCCAGTGCGCGTTGCAGCGCGTCGGCCTGATCCGCGCCGTCGGGCGCGGGGTCGACATGCGCATCCGGCATCGTCACGCCGCTGATCGTGCGTTGAGCCATCGGCGCGGCCGCCGCCGCAGCGTGCGCCGCCAGCGCGGGACTGCACGTCGCCCATACGCCGAATGCACCGAATACGCCGAGCATCGCACTGCAGAGACGGGAAAGGCATCGGCGCCTGCGCATGCGAACCGCGTCCACGCGTCTCATGCAGCCTGCGGGCGCACGACCGCCCCGCGCCCCGGCCACGACGGAAATCCGGCTACCCGCGCGGCCCCCGTGCGCAGCGCGATCAGGTAAGCCGCCATTGGAACCGCGACGCCGGCGAGCGTACCGAGCGCGAGGTGTGCCGCGAGGTTGCTGATGCCCGCGCGCATCAGCACGATGCGCACGCCGGCCATCACCAGGATATGCATCAGGTAGATCGGCATCGACGCGCACCCGACCGCCGCCAGCCATCCGGCGCGCTCGTGAGACGACGCATACCGGTACGCGAACTGCAGCATCAGCGCGATGCCGGCGAACGCGGCAGGAACGGCCCAGATGCTCGTTGCACCGCCCAGCCCGTGCGCGAACGCGACCGCCGAGACGAAGATCGCCGCCGTCACCGCACACGCGACGGGATGGCTGTGGCGTCCGAGCCAGCCCGGCAATGCACGCGATGCAACGACACCCGCCACGAAGAACGGCCAGTTCATCAGCGTCGTCGACAGGATGCCCCATTGCGTCGCCGCGCCGATGGCCAGCCCGAGCACCGCGCTCGCAATGAGCGCGCCGCGGATGCGCGGCGGCATCGGCACTCGCGCAAGCGCCGGCACGCGCTGCGCAAGCAGCCAGACGCCGGTCATGCAAAGCATCAGCGCATACAGGAACCAGAACTGCGCGAACGGCCGCCAGCCGATCGCCAGCAGGTCGGCGACCGTGAACGGATGATTGGTGCCGTGCGACGCCATCGCGATCTGCACGCTGCCTTGCAGGACCGACCACAGCAGGTACGGATAGGCGATCGCCCGCGCCTTCGCCCCGATGAACCGGTGCGGCGCGCTGCGCAGCGAACTGCAGACGTGCAGCCCTGACAGGAAGAAAAACAGCGGCATGTGGAACGTGTAGACCACGTAGTCGATCCACGCGAACCCGGTATCGGGCAGGCCCGCCGGCATGAGGCCCGACGAGACGGCTCCGCGCAACACATGTCCGTAGACGACCAGAATGATCCCCGCGCCACGGGCGACGTCGAGGCTGGTTTCGCGTGCAGTCGTAGTCATGTGAATGGTCGATGCGGCGGCCCCGTCAGGGTCCGCGCGCGTTGCGAGTGGTCATGAGACGCTCCACTCTATGCAGGCCGGCAGCGAAAGACTGTGGGCTGGGCGACAGTTGGCCGATGTCGGGCGCGCGCCGGATCGCGGCGCCGCGCGCGGCTGCGGGCGACGCCCGTTCCGGCCGCTTCGCGAACCACCGGAACACGACGATCAGCAGCACGACCGGTACGAAGTTGCGACCGCTGAACAGGTTCGGAATCCGCAGGATTTCCATCAGCGACACATAGAGCACCGCGTGCGCGCAGCACCAGAAGCCGTTCCCGGCCCGCCAGCCCGCGTAGCCGCGACCGAACACCCAGCCGGCAAACGCAGCGTTCAGCAAC
It encodes:
- a CDS encoding DUF1839 family protein — protein: MRFVSRDGEDASFDAVRHRARHYRPHPLHSQEMVWKQTNCYVDMWLEVLRWWGFNPYAALPFTIALDFEGDQFTFFKFPHDELERLYGIVVQEHSIYEPLDQHIETQVARGHLMIVEVDAWFLPDTRGSSYRTQHTKTTIGIDAIDRAKHQIGYFHNSGYYVAEDFDYNGLVGGSSPMTLPPYVEIAKRRFAPLDERVLCDASLAALQRHLRRLPVVDPIAAFRRQLQTDAKTLADAPLEHFHAYSFNSVRQLGANFELFGHYARWLQASGCVGPFAEIRAACDRIASEAMVLEFRLARACARGKEERGDSTLEAIGAAYVDLVACARQIGSPLRHVTPARSDAAPVPAMR
- a CDS encoding glycosyl hydrolase 2 galactose-binding domain-containing protein codes for the protein MLATAAGAAQEPRELPAAGDGWIAAPVPGTVAQALALAGRLDEAASLDERDHWYRIELRGRGPRVLRFHGLATLAQAWLDDTPILRSDSMFVAHDVPVSLDGTHRLTLCFRALAPHLRDARAPRRARWRTRLAEPATLRTVRTSLFGHMPGWFPPYVPAGPWRPVDVLDPADGFVPVDCDLRARIEGDTGWLDAELTFAAPLPDALAARLSCGEHQATLERAGADRLRASVPVPNVRRWWPHTHGEPALYEITLHIGDERRPLGSTGFRTIEIDAGADGKGFGLRINGVPVFARGACWSSAAPLALHADDATYGRLLGLARDAGFNMIRVGGTMTYEADAFHAWCDRLGLLVWQDFMFANFDHALDDPAFADNVDREANQFLARHGASPSLAVLCGGSEIAQQAAMSGLGPKQRFLELTAERLAGHAAARRPDVPYVPDSPDGGVLPFAPRERVSHYYGVGAYLRPLDDARRADVRFASECLAFANVPCDATLASLGWPGVHEPRWKAAVPRDPGTSWDFEDIRDHYLQTLYDVAPDRLRREDPARYFELSRAAIADVMRETFSEWRRTGSRCAGALVWQFQDVMPGAGWGVIDATHRPKSAWHALRQVLQPVQVLLVDEGLNGLDVHVVNERPAPLSAAVELVALRDGRTPVARAGCPVRIAAHDTVRIGSAELLGRFFDWTYAYRFGPCEHDTVVATLRADDGTQLSQAFHFPSRTHPAVLARRELGIEACVSRTGDTWHVDIDTRHVARHVQIDAPGFMPRDDWFHLAPGTPVRVALVPLDTAGKIRDADGGPPVVEIRAVNAARTVRATQAG
- a CDS encoding sigma-54 dependent transcriptional regulator encodes the protein MNMPITRDKSAGGGSGNGQRPLIYWTQSPSVMLRKELARRDWKVSIVAHANELRDTSGEITCGILDLSGGHADAIGSIASTCASMRDVVWVALVDVGQTASPNVRALLRDYCFDYVTLPASHQRIADTVGHAYGMECLFARDREQLESDEKGIVGTCSAMLRLFDTVRRFARTDAPVFVFGETGTGKELTAVAIHRHSERRNGPFVAVNCGAIPPHLLQSELFGYERGAFTGANARKIGYVEAANGGTLLLDEIGDLPHESQASLLRFLQERSIHRLGGSDPVPVDVRIVSATHVDLRGAMEEGRFRADLFHRLCVMRIDQPPLRARGKDIELLAHHMLERFRGDARHRVRGFSTDAITALYKHDWPGNVRELINRVRRAVVMTEGRLITARDLELEYCLDAASPSVADIRKSIEREAIETALLRTRGRVAASARELGVSRATLYRWMEAYGIERPRGTGSSD
- a CDS encoding glycosyltransferase family 4 protein; protein product: MKIAIVHDWLVVPGGAERVLAHMIDCFPQADIYSLVDFLEDRDCLRGRAVRTSFIQKLPFARKRYRSYLPLFPLAIEQFDLSEYDVVLSSSYAVAKGVLSGPDQFHASYVHSPVRYAWDLQHQYLKEAGLARGPKSAIARALLHYIRNWDARSANGVDRVAANSHFIARRIRKAYRRDATVIYPPVDVDHLSLRTDKDAFYLTASRLVPYKRIDLIVEAFSRTPERRLVVIGDGPDMAKIRALAGPNVTLLGYQPFDVLHDHLQRARAFVFAAEEDFGISPVEAQACGTPVIAYGKGGVRESVRAWPGAGATGLFYRAQTVDALVDALARFEALPRGSFDPHACRANAEFFGSARFRDELTRFVTDGYAALQEEMAGTAGFTPDDGVSARGNMRDRHALPGEAALRT
- a CDS encoding drug:proton antiporter; translation: MTIAAPHGTNASVRYCVLKASREDRIMEWYCCEFEHLGAVDLYAILRARNAVLVVEDAHTHLDIDGKDAGALHVYATVRNGDMAEVAAYARILPGDDIDPDVVIDKVLTSEACRDGDTLERLLERALTAALAAWPDAALRMHVPAPRQAFYKRFGFRKAYGPYLEQGAPFVGIIRPADRAAGALRQLLSRAVAAPRPRNEDARADGRAHNRLPADTGANR
- a CDS encoding mannose-1-phosphate guanylyltransferase/mannose-6-phosphate isomerase, whose protein sequence is MTRTLRPVPEPDLPRILPVILAGGSGTRLWPLSREQFPKQLIELTSNESPLSATARRLNGIANASLGDTLLLVCGEQHRIMSAAQVADRAAPARILLEPAARNTAPALTLAALDASVLADDPVLAVMPADHVIADVGAFQDTIARAARYAQEGAIVTLGVLPRRAETGYGYIQVGEPRTGRLGGQGGYSIGRFVEKPDATLAERYLQSGDYWWNSGIFVTRASVWLKAIRALAPAIHAACEAAWRAGVAEDPFFRVDAAAFDACPSDSIDYAVMERLAESSELGIEGIVVPLAAGWSDVGTWDAIWEIMPKDDQGNVARGPIVFEDTQDSFVRSEGRLIACVGMKDVVVIETPDAVLVANKHDVQRVKNIVARLKIDRRPQASEHRKVQRPWGHYDSIDLGERFQVKRIVVEPGKRLSLQMHYHRAEHWIVVRGTAKVTRGSETFLLSENESTYIAVGEVHRLENPGRIPLEIIEVQSGNYLGEDDIVRFDDQYGRAVVDSLPDTHAVPLASREPHERAVEGDVVR
- a CDS encoding right-handed parallel beta-helix repeat-containing protein, which translates into the protein MRRRRCLSRLCSAMLGVFGAFGVWATCSPALAAHAAAAAAPMAQRTISGVTMPDAHVDPAPDGADQADALQRALDALHPGQRLVFAPGRYIVSRSLVVRQTQVVLSGYGATLIATVPDDQTIEMRGDGTTIVGFRLAGTGSTRMETPQSTKIEVTGRGVQVLDNAIDGGGGGIFVFGGADVAIVGNEVQATLADGIHITHGARNVLVQGNVVRGTGDDMIAVVSYQGDGVLSRNVMITGNSLEGNAWGRGITVVGGADVTIANNIVRNVQVSAGILVAQEDSFRTYGASGVLVENNEISDIQTATARTDPRPLTQQAAIDVSTWSGSVTRVAVVGNRVSRARFAGIRVWGNVSQYRIADNRLTAIGGMPVQVGGAGGGCIAGRPNAGRPNAGGSKAGQCGAAGVQPLATGVTVGADASQLPRVRESLRQARWSQRGID
- a CDS encoding acyltransferase family protein; this translates as MTTTARETSLDVARGAGIILVVYGHVLRGAVSSGLMPAGLPDTGFAWIDYVVYTFHMPLFFFLSGLHVCSSLRSAPHRFIGAKARAIAYPYLLWSVLQGSVQIAMASHGTNHPFTVADLLAIGWRPFAQFWFLYALMLCMTGVWLLAQRVPALARVPMPPRIRGALIASAVLGLAIGAATQWGILSTTLMNWPFFVAGVVASRALPGWLGRHSHPVACAVTAAIFVSAVAFAHGLGGATSIWAVPAAFAGIALMLQFAYRYASSHERAGWLAAVGCASMPIYLMHILVMAGVRIVLMRAGISNLAAHLALGTLAGVAVPMAAYLIALRTGAARVAGFPSWPGRGAVVRPQAA